The genomic DNA gttttgcGGTTTAAACTTCCTTGTGTAAAAATGTCCcctaaaatttcctaaaaattGTCTTTAGCAAAGTAAAACTCAGTTTCCCATTTCATTGAGAAGAGATTGTAAGCATTCTCATACCGGTATGAGTGACAAGTACTGAACTGGCTTTATTTTCTATATTGACAACTGTATCGTCGTCAATTTCAGCTGCCACAGCCGATGTCACTGCGATCTGGAGACAGAAAGCTGGACCATTTATGCAGGCTGTGCACGGTATATTTAGTGTTGGCGCAATAATATCACCATTCGTTTCCGAACCATACATGGCGAAGAAAATAATAGCAGAAAGCAAGCGGAGTATTTCTTTGTGGAACACATCGATTTCATATTTGGAATCATCAACGCCTGTTTCGGAGTTTAATTCTTTTGAGACATCCTCTAAACCTTCTAATTACTCATTAGGAACATTGTTATCATCTAGATATTCTATTGCAGAAGAAGTGACATCAAACTTCTCAAATTTCACATTCGGAGTTTCAAACGTTTCTCCGGAGTCTTCTGCGTATAATTATGGAGAAACTTACATTTACATTCCATATTCTATAGCaacatttgtatgttttatagCTGCGTCATTTTATGTAgccatttatttcatttacggaAATGTGTATAACTTACCAGTGTATATTCACAGTAACACTAAAAAGACTATACCACAGAGAGAATACTTTCTTTCAAAGAAGATGAAAATAGTATTCACCATTCTTTTAGCACTGACTTTAACGTTTTATGTGATGAGTGAACGCAGCTTTATAGGATTTCTAATGACCTTCATTATAACAGAATTAGGCTGGAGTAAGGCAAGGGGTTCCAGTGCGTCCTCCGCGTTTTGGATAGCATTTGCAACCGGTCGTTTGTCTGGTATCATAATTGTAAAATATGTACATCTTTCCATAGTGATTATGACATTTTTCCTTATAATCACTTCCGGTGCTGTGTTACTTTGGCTAGCTGTGATATATGGTATAAATTTGCTAATCTGGATATCCGTCGCCATCGTCGGTTATGGTATGTCTGTAATATTTGCCTCGATATTTTTATGGCTTTCAGAAAATATACGAAAGCTGACGGGCAAAATGGCAAGCGTTTTGTTCATTTTCTTCTCCTCTGGTGCTATGGTGTTTCCGATTTTGGTAGGACATCTTATGGATAAAGTTTCTCAAATGTGGTTTATATACACAcaacttattttattttgtgcAATGTGCTCACTCTTCATTTTTGTGTTGGTGCTGTTTAATATTTTGAAGAAACGTCACGAGACCtctaaatgataaaaatgactttaTGTATATGTACTGTCAATgcgttttatttcttttctgGAATTCACTGAAGATAATGCCTTAAATTTCCGTTTATCattatttaaaaagttaattttctTGACCATGTACTGCGTTGCTGtaaattcaaataattatattcgCCCTATTACTTTCCATTGAAATTTTTgacgcgattcatggatttgccgatcctattctgtcgttcatttcgcatgaacacagaaaaataatcatttcatttctttaatacgtgtgttaaatgcatatttttatatcttattgtgatattttcattttgatatgttGAAAATGTGTGACTTAACAGTCAAGGGACATGACATTTAGTTTTGTAGAAACTTTGCAAAATgtacatttgtttacattttaagtcGCCATGCAAAATGTACCTTTGTTTACATGTTAAGTCGCCATGACCCATGATTGTGTGGAACGGGCTGCTCGTGGCCAAATTCATTCGTGTATGTTACTTTTCGAGTTCATTTTATTGTTGATATGCCATAATAACAAGCACAGTACAATATCATTAAACTGGAaaacctatgattgtgtcggttaACGTTAAACTCtacgaatttttttttacatttttgctttttattaaaaatgatcAATACAATTATGTATTTTTCAATACTGAAATTTTGTTGTCATGTCAATGACGTTAGTTTGGAGTTACGTTTAATATTGTAGATTATTTAGATGCATTTTCGTCTTGAACTCTTTAAATATGGCTCTTAGATGTGAAGACCTTTATCTTCATGGCCATGCTGGACTTTTGGCGGGATATTGCATCACTTCTGCgttatgattaattattattgttatattaattatgaagcagaaattgccatatttatagtaccctatatagttaacgcTAGAAACTTCTTTGGGCCATAACTCGTGTTACTTGGGCAAtgtgactgaaacttgacgggccgcataacctcatagtggtaaacatgtatatgaagttttattaagatattcccaacacttcctagatatggctccggacggacggacagacggacaacgccaaaactatattccTCCGTCTTCGACAGGAgataacaaaattaatgatttatCATGATTTGACCGCGTGACCCCGTTTTGTATCGTCGAACCAGACTTTAACTGCATGAAGAAAACATTCTGACTAGGCTCAATGAAAATCAAGAGGTTATTAACATTTTCTACCCGATGTGTATAAAAACTAATCATGtttgcttttatatgaaatctaggtcaagttcaaaatatGGTAATCTGGAAAAGAGAaccaggtcactagatcaaatcatacAAACACTccaaaggccacattttctgcgTTATCTACATTATCAGATTTTCTGTACACATTTATATGAAACTAGGTAGTAGATCATCTGGAATAAAAcgcaaggtcactaggtcaaattattgaaaaataaatcaattgCATGTATACAGGCCACATTGTTTACCAGatataaatgaaaactgaaaaagtaCTTGTCTTTGTATAACCTATAACAAGTTTGAAACATCGGATCGGTAATATATCAACAAATTGATGTTGGGGCCTTAATAGTTTGTTTTAAAAGAGTTTTATACTGTTTCTTAGTATTCTTGCCCAATAACGTAACCGGTGTTTTGTGTTAATAATGTGTCAATATTTCAGTATATGAACAATCATTATCATTAAATGCCATATTCGTTAGAATCAAAAGAAACAGAAGTCTACAGTTAGAGCTATATAATTTCTGAGCAAGACAAGCAACCGTATTACCAACGAAAACTGATTCATGACCCGTAGATCGTTCCATTACACGGAAGTACTTTATAACCATATAACCAAAATTGATCCGCCGATGCTAAAATTGATGAGGGTCATTCACTGCCTAAGAGCAGTATGTTTTCAAGGTTCGATGGTCACAGGGATGGTCTACATATTGAACGGAAACTAGTCACTGTGACCTGGGTCACTCAAAATGAAAGAccctgctgtgaccttgacctttggcaaaCTGACCTCAAAATGTATAAAGGTTATCCACTGCCAATGAGCTGAAAATTTCATATCAAGCTGAAGGATCATAGGTCAAAGCATTCATGCATAACTTATTGTTTGGAAACAGGAATGGATTGCTCACAGGCAGACATACGTACAGATAACCTGCACCATCACATATAACTTGACAATGAATCAACAGATCTAAAATCTGCATGAAAAACAATGatccaaatttatttaaaacaagagctgtttgtaaaacacgtatGCCCCACATGATGGCTTGTCCCGTTTCAGTCTCGTgatcaatatgaccttgacctttaacctacttgttccccaacaacaacaaaaaaacgagTAATCAGCTTCAAATACGTACACAaacatgctatcaagtttgaagataatgggtcaggtggttctcaagttattgaatgaaatctgttttcaaagttcaggtccctgtgacattgacctttgacttactgatcccCACAGTGGTCTTCTTTTTTGTTAAGTCCAATCAGGCCATCAAGTTGGAAGGTTGTAGGtgaagtgattctcaagttatagaGCAGAAATATTTTTCGATCTTCGGGtacctgtgaccttcacctttgacctattgacccaaaaagcgataggggtcatctacttcataagcccaatcatgctacaaagtttgaaggttctgggtcaagtgattctcagtAATTGATGGGAAACTGTTTTGCCGATtgagacccctgtgaccttgatctttgactaaCTGATCCAAAATTCAGTATGGGTCATCCCCTTTATAAGCCCATTCAAGCTggtaagtttgaaggttctgggtcaagtagttctcaaatTATTGGGCGGacagttttcaaggttcaggccccttctgaccttgacctttgacttacttaTCCCAAACACAATTTAGGTCAATTATTCTACCAGGTTTGAAggttctgtgtcaagtggttctaaagttttTGGATGGAAACCGTTTCAAGATTCTAGCCCATGACCTCGATCTTTAAATTACTGACCCTaataacaataggggtcatctactttacaaGCTAAATcctgctatcaagtttgaaggttctgagtTTAGTGGTTCTTCAGTGATTGGATGGAATCTGTTTTCAAGGTTCcagtccttgtgaccttgacttattaACGCCAAAAGCTATAGGGCTCATTTTCTTCATAAGCCCAACCATACTACcaggtttgaaggttctgggttaaGCGCTTCTCGGGTTATTGGGCTGAAACTGTTATCAGTTttaggcccctatgaccttgacctatcaTGCTCCTTAGTTTGaaagttctgggtcaagtgattctagTTATTTGGAAGAAACCATTTTCAAgtttcagacccctgtgaccttgaccccaaaaaCTAGTGTCATTTACTTTAGAAACCAATTTATGCTACCAGGTTTGAAGGTTCTGTGTGAATTGGTTCTCAAGTTCTTGGGTGGAAATCGTACGCACTACCGACCGACCAACGTGAACcacaggtgcaaagcaatataccacCAGTTCTTCGGAGGTGAGCATAAATCTCAAAGggtttaaaaatacaaaacagataTATGGATAGACAACTaattaaatcaatatgtcttcctaTAATTTGGGAAGACATAATAATATTCAGTTTATTTGATCACTAAAGGGTTAAAAGATAGAAGACAGATAATATTATTATAGGATCttcctggaacaactgatacatattagaccttcctggatCTTCCCTTGATTTCGGCCGGGGAGACACGATATTGTTCAGTTCATTTGATCACTAAAACAGTATAAAATCTGCATGAATATGGAATGTTTGCATTTTGAGAAGAATAAGTCAAACaaacaattgaaatattaaacttttattaTGGCAAAAATGATCACAAAAATAACTTAACAAAGCTAAAATATCACAATATCAATCTAAACtgtcaaacaaacaaagaaaacacaaGAACATCAAACGAGTTACAGATGTAAAATGCTTTTATTGTAAAATGGTAAGCAGATATTTCATAATACATTCTAATACATCATAATTATGTAGAAATAGCTTTTCTCTGAAATGTTAAGTTTTGTCAATTATCACatctaaaaaaatcaatattaaaaagtAATGTGTATTAGCAAGATTCCTCACAAATCAATTACTGCTTGaggaaaacatcaaaatttctttagAAGAATCGCGAGTGATGTTAATATTTTACGACACAAGCcccctgaaaatgcttgataTAATAATACCATGAAGtctaaaatggggcataactaaAACAATTAAACATGAAACTCAATGAAATACAACTATGTCCACTCTAAATTGATGATGTGTACTAAGTCTCCATAAAACTGTATGAAAACTGTACAAGCCAAAAAGCAAAAATCTTTACTGCAAATCAGGCATCCTGTCCATACACTTTTGAAGTTGAGTACACAAGCTACAGAAGTTGTTATATTATAAAGTCCAAAGAAG from Mercenaria mercenaria strain notata chromosome 11, MADL_Memer_1, whole genome shotgun sequence includes the following:
- the LOC123531292 gene encoding sodium-dependent glucose transporter 1A-like, encoding MEKTCENGVTAENDECGKFIVEIDDGIKLKDGEINREVETRAYRHRFIHTACVCFSMFSLGWRNGLVGPTFPDLRLITNEDLSTASWLFTAISFGGLIGSVCGGFAYDRFNKIAVFICIVSGLGIVAAVAPWCSHFAAMFIVHALHGGFASALDTAATADVTAIWRQKAGPFMQAVHGIFSVGAIISPFVSEPYMAKKIIAESKRSISLWNTSISYLESSTPVSEFNSFETSSKPSNYSLGTLLSSRYSIAEEVTSNFSNFTFGVSNVSPESSAYNYGETYIYIPYSIATFVCFIAASFYVAIYFIYGNVYNLPVYIHSNTKKTIPQREYFLSKKMKIVFTILLALTLTFYVMSERSFIGFLMTFIITELGWSKARGSSASSAFWIAFATGRLSGIIIVKYVHLSIVIMTFFLIITSGAVLLWLAVIYGINLLIWISVAIVGYGMSVIFASIFLWLSENIRKLTGKMASVLFIFFSSGAMVFPILVGHLMDKVSQMWFIYTQLILFCAMCSLFIFVLVLFNILKKRHETSK